One window from the genome of Streptococcus salivarius encodes:
- the dapB gene encoding 4-hydroxy-tetrahydrodipicolinate reductase, producing the protein MSIKVIVAGFKGRMGSTAVEMVKGDDELTLAALLDPFATEKEVDGIPVFTDKADLVGFDADVWVDFTMPAVAYENTRFALENGFAPVVGTTGFTEAQIQELTDLSKDKSIGGLIAPNFAIGAILLMKFAAEASKYFPDLEIIELHHDKKKDAPSGTAVKTAELIREVRETKHQGAEDEVETLAGARGAEFDGFRIHSVRLPGLVAHQEVIFGAQGEGLTLRHDSYDRISFMGGVNLGIKEVVKRNQLVYGLEHLL; encoded by the coding sequence ATGTCTATTAAAGTTATTGTTGCTGGATTTAAAGGAAGAATGGGTTCAACTGCGGTTGAGATGGTCAAGGGAGATGACGAATTGACTTTGGCTGCCTTGCTTGACCCATTTGCGACAGAAAAAGAAGTGGACGGTATTCCTGTCTTCACAGATAAAGCGGATTTGGTTGGCTTTGATGCAGATGTCTGGGTGGATTTCACTATGCCTGCTGTTGCCTATGAAAATACTCGTTTTGCTTTGGAGAATGGTTTTGCACCAGTTGTGGGTACCACAGGATTTACTGAAGCACAAATTCAGGAATTGACAGACCTTTCTAAAGACAAGTCTATTGGTGGTTTGATTGCACCTAACTTTGCTATTGGTGCTATCCTTCTTATGAAGTTTGCGGCAGAAGCTAGCAAATATTTTCCAGATCTTGAAATCATTGAGCTTCACCATGACAAGAAAAAAGATGCGCCTTCAGGTACAGCAGTGAAAACAGCTGAACTTATTCGTGAGGTTCGCGAAACGAAACATCAAGGTGCTGAGGATGAGGTGGAAACACTTGCTGGAGCACGTGGTGCTGAGTTTGATGGTTTCCGTATTCACAGTGTACGTTTGCCAGGACTTGTGGCTCACCAAGAGGTTATCTTTGGTGCCCAAGGAGAAGGCTTGACCTTGCGTCACGACTCTTACGACCGCATTTCCTTTATGGGTGGTGTCAATCTTGGGATTAAAGAAGTTGTTAAACGTAATCAGCTTGTTTATGGTTTGGAACATTTACTATGA
- a CDS encoding GNAT family N-acetyltransferase, which yields MPLNHYQQEVGPSLADASPGKMPDVALLEGRYCSVEHLTVTEHYEDILDFYFTNQILSDWTYMYADPFESEEAVRQCLEDYEQSQNPYFFAIRDKVSGKVLGTFSLMAITPKNRSVEMGRVILAPALQKTRAATEAQYLLMKYVFEDLSYRRYEWKCDSLNRPSANAAMRLGFTFEGRFRNHAIYKGRSRDTDWFSIIDSEWPALKDRFENWLAPENFDEKGQQKHSLRDC from the coding sequence ATGCCTTTAAATCACTACCAACAAGAAGTAGGGCCAAGTCTAGCAGATGCTAGTCCGGGTAAAATGCCAGATGTTGCTCTATTAGAAGGTCGTTATTGTAGCGTTGAACATTTGACAGTGACAGAGCATTATGAGGACATTTTAGACTTTTACTTTACTAATCAGATTCTTTCTGATTGGACCTATATGTATGCAGACCCTTTTGAATCTGAAGAAGCTGTACGTCAGTGTTTGGAGGATTATGAGCAATCCCAGAATCCTTATTTCTTTGCCATCAGGGATAAGGTTTCAGGTAAGGTTCTAGGAACCTTCTCACTCATGGCTATTACACCCAAAAATCGCAGTGTTGAGATGGGGCGAGTGATTTTGGCACCTGCCTTACAAAAGACTCGAGCAGCCACAGAAGCTCAATACCTGCTTATGAAATATGTCTTTGAAGATCTTAGCTATCGTCGTTATGAGTGGAAATGTGATAGTCTTAACCGTCCTTCTGCCAATGCTGCCATGCGTTTAGGGTTCACCTTTGAGGGGCGTTTTCGTAACCATGCTATCTATAAGGGACGTAGCCGTGATACGGACTGGTTCTCGATTATTGATAGTGAGTGGCCGGCGCTTAAGGACCGATTTGAGAATTGGCTAGCTCCTGAGAATTTTGATGAAAAGGGACAGCAGAAACATTCTTTAAGAGACTGTTAG
- the gtfB gene encoding accessory Sec system glycosylation chaperone GtfB produces the protein MINLFENYSQGSWDLHYSLIVAGYVNTTVCLSDDGFLPSDVTSPYLYFTGFDKVQGSALYFNQVPVPDYWEILGTNSNAEIFRFDKKRGHIHYAHPAHQRLVKAVDWYDESGRLRVTDRYNNKGYRFSQTTYNVKQEATITSYFTPDNKEVIVINHLTKDVILNWKDKVYIFKNKSEFVVFYLKEAGYDLRRILYNSLSTPFLTAMNLPNSGQDVLFWQEPITDSVPGNMRLLLDSNHRQTKIVVQEYTAYTNLLKLVSPEQASRVAFLGFMYPFARQNNFQNQALILTNSDQIEHLENIVSEVPTMHYHIGAITEMSSRLMDLAKYSNVSLYPNITTEQVKRLYQEVDFYLDINHQNEILSATRAAFENNLLILAFTNTSHGPDYTAPSNIFSAMNAGQFKQTLKEALGNRDFLSHLLDRQREHAHVATPEDYKKVIG, from the coding sequence ATGATTAATTTATTTGAGAACTATAGTCAAGGTAGTTGGGATCTCCATTACTCGCTGATTGTCGCTGGCTATGTAAATACAACAGTTTGTCTTTCAGATGATGGCTTTCTGCCTAGTGATGTGACCTCACCTTACCTTTATTTCACTGGTTTTGACAAGGTTCAAGGTTCTGCACTTTACTTTAATCAGGTTCCTGTGCCTGACTACTGGGAAATTTTAGGAACAAATAGCAACGCGGAAATCTTCCGTTTTGATAAGAAACGTGGTCATATTCACTATGCGCATCCTGCTCATCAGCGTCTAGTTAAAGCTGTGGATTGGTATGATGAGTCAGGTCGCCTGCGTGTGACTGATCGCTACAATAATAAGGGATACCGTTTCTCACAAACAACTTACAATGTTAAGCAAGAAGCGACCATTACTAGTTATTTCACTCCAGACAACAAGGAAGTTATCGTCATTAACCATTTGACCAAAGACGTTATCTTGAATTGGAAAGACAAGGTCTACATTTTCAAAAACAAATCGGAGTTTGTAGTCTTTTATCTTAAAGAAGCTGGCTATGATTTGCGACGTATCCTTTATAACTCCTTGTCAACGCCTTTCTTGACAGCTATGAATCTTCCGAATTCTGGTCAAGATGTCCTCTTCTGGCAAGAGCCTATCACTGATTCAGTCCCTGGGAATATGCGCCTCCTTCTTGATAGCAATCACCGTCAAACTAAGATTGTAGTGCAAGAATACACGGCATATACGAATCTTCTAAAGTTGGTTAGTCCAGAGCAGGCTTCTCGCGTGGCCTTTCTCGGATTCATGTATCCATTTGCTCGTCAGAATAATTTCCAAAATCAAGCACTGATCTTGACCAACTCAGATCAGATTGAACACTTGGAAAACATTGTTAGTGAAGTGCCTACCATGCACTACCATATTGGTGCAATCACTGAAATGTCAAGTCGTTTGATGGATTTAGCTAAATATAGTAATGTTAGCCTTTATCCGAATATTACAACAGAACAGGTTAAGCGTCTCTATCAAGAGGTTGATTTCTATTTAGATATTAACCACCAAAATGAAATCCTGTCAGCGACACGTGCTGCCTTTGAAAATAACCTGCTTATCCTTGCTTTCACGAACACAAGCCATGGTCCAGATTATACTGCACCAAGCAATATTTTCTCAGCTATGAATGCTGGGCAATTTAAACAAACCCTTAAAGAAGCCTTGGGCAACCGTGACTTCCTTAGTCACTTGCTTGATCGTCAACGTGAGCATGCTCATGTGGCGACACCAGAAGATTATAAGAAGGTTATTGGTTAG
- a CDS encoding DUF1149 family protein, whose translation MDLIREKVFVNRYHYDVRNHEWEKENGVPKTNVEVTFQLHNKDEEANNTSVVAVLQFMIVRDEFVISGIVSQMDHIQNRIVNEPKDFSQEEAEALAAPLLDTLQRLTYEVTEIALDRPGINLEF comes from the coding sequence ATGGATTTAATTCGCGAAAAAGTATTTGTTAACCGTTACCACTATGATGTTCGTAACCATGAGTGGGAAAAAGAGAATGGTGTGCCTAAAACAAATGTTGAAGTAACTTTCCAGTTGCACAATAAAGATGAAGAAGCTAACAATACGTCTGTTGTAGCTGTTTTGCAATTTATGATTGTCCGTGATGAGTTTGTTATCTCAGGGATTGTTTCTCAAATGGACCATATTCAAAACCGTATCGTCAATGAACCAAAAGACTTCTCACAAGAAGAAGCAGAAGCCTTGGCTGCACCGCTCTTGGATACGCTTCAACGTTTGACTTATGAAGTAACTGAAATTGCCTTGGATCGCCCAGGTATAAACTTGGAGTTCTAA
- the thiI gene encoding tRNA uracil 4-sulfurtransferase ThiI yields MTLTYSEIMVRYGELSTKGKNRMRFINKLRNNIKDVLSIYPDVKVTFDRDRGHIYLNGTDYEPVAESLKQIFGIQAFSPVYKFEKDVEVLKKAVQDIMTGLYRDGLTFKVTAKRSDHDFVLDSRELNLTLGNAVFDVLPDIKAQMKGPDVNLKVEIRAEAAYISHEEIKGAGGLPVGTAGKGMLMLSGGIDSPVAGYLALKRGVDIEAVHFASPPYTSPGALKKAQDLTRKLTKFGGNIQFIEVPFTEIQEEIKEKAPEAYLMTLTRRFMMRITDRIREERRGLVIINGESLGQVASQTMESMQAINAVTCTPVIRPVVTMDKLEIIDLAQKIDTFDISIQPFEDCCTIFAPDRPKTNPKIKNVEQYERRMDVEALVERAVAGIMVTEITPIEEAQDEVDTLIEDLL; encoded by the coding sequence ATGACACTAACATATTCAGAAATTATGGTTCGCTATGGTGAATTGTCTACCAAGGGCAAAAACCGTATGCGCTTTATCAATAAACTTAGAAATAACATCAAGGATGTTCTATCCATCTATCCAGATGTTAAAGTGACTTTTGATCGAGACCGTGGTCACATCTACCTCAACGGTACAGACTATGAGCCAGTAGCAGAGTCTTTGAAGCAAATTTTTGGTATTCAAGCCTTTAGTCCTGTTTACAAGTTTGAAAAAGATGTCGAGGTCTTGAAAAAGGCTGTTCAAGATATTATGACTGGGCTCTATCGTGACGGTCTTACCTTTAAAGTGACTGCTAAACGTAGTGACCATGATTTTGTTCTCGATAGTCGTGAGCTCAATCTTACTTTAGGAAATGCAGTTTTTGATGTATTGCCTGACATTAAGGCTCAGATGAAGGGCCCAGATGTCAACCTTAAGGTAGAAATTCGTGCCGAGGCGGCTTATATTTCTCACGAGGAAATCAAAGGAGCAGGTGGACTACCTGTAGGGACTGCCGGTAAAGGAATGCTTATGCTTTCAGGTGGGATTGATTCGCCAGTGGCAGGTTATCTTGCACTTAAACGTGGTGTGGATATTGAAGCTGTCCACTTTGCAAGCCCTCCTTATACCAGTCCTGGTGCACTGAAAAAGGCTCAAGATTTGACCCGTAAGTTGACCAAGTTTGGTGGTAATATCCAGTTCATTGAAGTACCATTTACTGAAATCCAAGAGGAAATCAAAGAAAAAGCGCCTGAGGCTTATTTGATGACCTTGACGCGTCGTTTTATGATGCGTATTACTGACCGCATTCGAGAAGAACGTCGAGGTCTTGTGATTATCAATGGTGAGAGTCTTGGTCAGGTTGCTAGTCAGACTATGGAGTCTATGCAGGCGATTAATGCTGTTACATGTACGCCAGTGATTCGCCCAGTTGTCACTATGGACAAGTTGGAAATTATTGATTTAGCACAAAAAATTGATACCTTTGACATTTCCATCCAACCTTTTGAGGATTGCTGTACTATCTTTGCACCTGACCGTCCAAAGACTAATCCAAAAATCAAAAACGTTGAACAATATGAACGTCGTATGGATGTTGAAGCCTTGGTTGAACGTGCGGTTGCGGGAATCATGGTGACTGAAATCACACCTATTGAAGAAGCGCAAGACGAAGTGGATACACTTATTGAAGACTTGCTCTAG
- a CDS encoding DegV family protein yields the protein MSLAVITDSSVNLPAEIQGHADVYVLDIPVIIEGQPFVEGKNLDVNQFYEQMANSEELLKTSQPNLADLDNLLMELEAEGYTHVIGLFLSSGISGFWANSQFLIEDHAKLKIAFPDTKITAAPMGAMVRNVLHWSAQGMSFENILKKLEEQVDQTTAYILVDDLNHLVKGGRLSNGSAILGNLLSIKPILNFNDEGKIVVFEKVRTEKKAVKRLVALAEENREMELSILHTNAPEKAEELKRQLETQGISVSTVVSLCAVIATHLGEGALVLGLTPKFTK from the coding sequence ATGTCTCTTGCAGTTATTACGGATTCATCGGTTAATCTCCCTGCTGAGATTCAGGGCCATGCTGATGTTTATGTTTTAGATATTCCAGTCATCATTGAGGGGCAGCCTTTTGTTGAAGGAAAAAACTTGGATGTCAATCAGTTTTATGAACAAATGGCAAACTCTGAGGAACTGCTCAAGACGTCACAACCAAATCTAGCTGACTTGGATAACTTGCTTATGGAGTTGGAGGCGGAAGGTTATACCCATGTCATTGGGCTTTTCCTTTCTTCAGGAATCTCTGGTTTTTGGGCCAATAGTCAGTTTTTGATTGAGGACCATGCCAAGTTGAAGATTGCTTTTCCTGATACAAAAATCACAGCAGCTCCTATGGGAGCTATGGTGAGAAACGTTTTGCATTGGTCAGCCCAAGGAATGTCTTTTGAGAACATTTTGAAGAAGCTTGAGGAGCAAGTTGACCAAACGACGGCCTATATTCTTGTGGATGATCTTAATCATCTGGTTAAGGGTGGTCGTTTGTCGAATGGTTCGGCGATTTTAGGAAATCTTTTGTCTATCAAACCTATTTTGAATTTTAATGACGAAGGAAAAATCGTTGTTTTTGAAAAGGTGCGTACAGAGAAGAAAGCTGTGAAACGTTTGGTTGCCCTAGCTGAGGAAAATCGTGAAATGGAGCTTAGTATCCTTCACACTAATGCCCCTGAAAAAGCTGAGGAATTAAAAAGACAGCTAGAAACACAGGGAATTAGCGTTTCAACAGTGGTATCCTTATGTGCCGTAATTGCGACACACTTGGGTGAAGGAGCACTAGTGTTAGGTCTAACACCTAAATTTACCAAATAA
- a CDS encoding cysteine desulfurase family protein, producing MIYFDNSATTVPYPEALRTYQEVATKIFGNPSSLHQLGTSATRILEASRKQVADLIGKSADEIFFTSGGTEGDNWVIKGVAFEKEPYGKHIIVSDIEHPAVKESAKWLSEHGFEVSYAPVNEQGFVDVEALAGLLRPDTILVSVMAVNNEIGSIQPIQAISDILADEPTISFHVDAVQAIGKIPVSAYLTDRVDFATFSGHKFHAVRGVGFVYKKAGKKITPLLTGGGQEKDFRSTTENVAGIASMAKALRLVTDKEAFSLPKIAKMKKIIFDELAKYEDITIFSGEGEDFAPNILTFGIKGVRGEVIVHAFEEHQIYISTTSACSSKAGKPAGTLISMGVPTKLAQTAVRISLDDDNDMGQVEQFLTIFKQVYAKTQKVR from the coding sequence ATGATTTATTTTGATAATTCAGCCACTACGGTGCCTTATCCAGAGGCACTTAGAACCTATCAAGAAGTGGCTACTAAAATTTTTGGGAACCCATCCAGCCTGCACCAATTAGGAACATCTGCGACACGTATTTTGGAGGCTTCTCGTAAGCAAGTTGCGGACCTCATTGGAAAATCAGCCGATGAGATTTTCTTTACGTCTGGAGGAACCGAAGGAGACAACTGGGTCATTAAAGGAGTTGCTTTTGAAAAAGAGCCTTACGGCAAACACATTATTGTTTCTGATATTGAGCACCCTGCGGTGAAAGAGTCTGCCAAATGGCTTTCAGAGCATGGTTTCGAAGTGTCCTATGCACCAGTTAATGAGCAAGGATTTGTGGATGTTGAAGCTCTTGCTGGATTATTACGCCCCGACACGATTTTGGTTTCGGTTATGGCCGTTAATAACGAAATCGGATCAATCCAACCTATTCAAGCTATCTCGGATATATTGGCTGATGAGCCGACGATATCTTTCCATGTGGATGCTGTTCAGGCCATTGGGAAGATTCCTGTATCAGCTTATTTAACAGACCGTGTTGACTTTGCAACTTTTTCTGGTCACAAGTTCCATGCTGTTCGAGGTGTCGGTTTTGTCTACAAAAAGGCAGGGAAAAAGATTACGCCGCTCCTAACAGGTGGTGGTCAAGAAAAAGACTTTCGTTCAACGACTGAGAATGTTGCTGGCATTGCGAGTATGGCTAAGGCCTTGCGCTTAGTTACTGACAAAGAGGCGTTTTCTCTTCCGAAAATTGCCAAGATGAAAAAAATTATCTTTGACGAATTGGCTAAGTATGAGGACATTACTATTTTCTCAGGTGAGGGTGAAGACTTTGCGCCCAATATTTTGACCTTTGGAATCAAGGGTGTTCGTGGTGAAGTTATTGTCCATGCTTTTGAAGAGCATCAAATCTATATTTCAACGACATCTGCATGTTCATCTAAGGCGGGAAAACCAGCAGGGACTCTCATTTCTATGGGTGTTCCGACTAAATTAGCTCAAACGGCTGTACGTATCAGTCTTGATGATGACAATGATATGGGACAGGTAGAACAGTTTCTCACGATTTTCAAGCAGGTCTACGCCAAGACACAAAAAGTGAGATAG
- the gtfA gene encoding accessory Sec system glycosyltransferase GtfA: protein MTVYNINLGIGWASSGVEYAQAYRSTIFKNTGIKAKFVFMDMFLQDNLSDLTRNMGFEDEDVIWLYSYFTDLKIAPTTYTVKDLEKEIPYDITRREINGKVVKLFCAKEDIFYAAYLRKEGEDIVHRVEKVSRGCLIRKDFYSYTKMFTEYYTPVDNKAHLYQRRFFNEDGSVAYDEIVDGKDSVFRFPDKILSSKHEFIAYFMSQLGLTDQDIVILDRATGTGQAVFRNTKPAKLGVVVHAEHFSENAVTDKTILWNNFYEYQFSNADKVDFFITATERQRSIMLDQFNKYTPFTPHIVTIPVGSLDKLREPEGERKPFSIITASRLANEKHVDWLAKAVVKAKESLPQVNFDIFGTGAEESKLKAIIEENHAQDYIHLKGHQDLTEVYKDYELYLSGSKSEGFGLTLLEAVGSGLGMIGFDVRYGNQTFIKDNENGYLIPRFEKDDELAIVAALAEKIVAFFNRSDLDHVHQVSYDIAKGFLTEEIEQKWLNLVKEMTNHD, encoded by the coding sequence ATGACTGTTTATAACATCAATTTAGGAATCGGTTGGGCATCAAGTGGTGTTGAGTACGCCCAGGCCTATCGTTCTACAATTTTCAAAAACACAGGTATTAAGGCCAAATTTGTCTTTATGGATATGTTCCTGCAGGACAATCTTTCTGATTTGACCCGTAACATGGGGTTTGAAGATGAAGACGTCATCTGGCTATACAGCTATTTCACAGACCTGAAAATTGCTCCAACGACCTATACTGTCAAGGATTTGGAAAAGGAAATCCCTTATGACATCACGCGTCGTGAGATTAATGGCAAGGTGGTTAAGCTCTTTTGTGCCAAGGAAGATATTTTCTACGCCGCTTATTTGCGTAAAGAGGGTGAAGATATCGTTCACCGTGTGGAAAAAGTATCGCGTGGTTGCTTAATTCGTAAAGACTTTTACTCTTACACTAAGATGTTCACGGAGTACTACACCCCTGTAGATAACAAGGCCCACCTCTATCAACGTCGTTTCTTCAATGAGGATGGTAGTGTTGCTTATGATGAAATTGTTGATGGTAAGGATAGTGTCTTCCGTTTCCCAGATAAGATTTTGTCATCTAAGCATGAATTTATTGCCTACTTTATGTCTCAACTAGGTCTAACTGATCAAGATATTGTCATTTTGGACCGTGCAACTGGCACAGGGCAGGCTGTTTTCCGTAATACTAAACCTGCTAAGCTTGGAGTTGTTGTCCATGCAGAGCACTTTAGTGAAAATGCTGTGACAGACAAGACTATTCTTTGGAATAACTTCTATGAGTACCAATTCAGCAATGCAGATAAGGTTGATTTCTTCATCACAGCGACAGAACGTCAACGCAGCATTATGCTAGATCAGTTCAATAAATACACACCATTTACGCCTCATATCGTAACAATCCCTGTGGGAAGTTTGGATAAACTGAGAGAGCCTGAGGGAGAGCGTAAACCATTCTCAATCATCACAGCTTCACGTTTGGCTAATGAAAAACACGTAGACTGGTTGGCCAAGGCTGTTGTTAAGGCTAAAGAAAGTCTGCCACAAGTGAACTTTGATATCTTTGGTACAGGTGCTGAAGAATCCAAACTTAAGGCCATTATCGAGGAAAATCACGCTCAGGATTATATCCACCTCAAGGGTCACCAAGATTTAACAGAAGTCTACAAGGATTACGAACTTTACCTGTCAGGTTCTAAGAGTGAAGGTTTTGGCTTGACACTTCTAGAAGCTGTTGGATCGGGCCTTGGTATGATTGGTTTTGATGTTCGTTATGGAAACCAAACTTTTATCAAGGATAATGAAAATGGTTACCTCATCCCTCGATTTGAAAAAGATGACGAGCTTGCTATTGTGGCTGCCTTGGCAGAGAAAATTGTAGCTTTCTTCAATCGTTCAGATTTAGATCATGTTCATCAAGTCTCTTATGATATCGCCAAAGGCTTTTTGACAGAGGAAATCGAGCAGAAGTGGCTTAACTTAGTAAAGGAGATGACTAATCATGATTAA
- the rpmA gene encoding 50S ribosomal protein L27, whose product MLKTLENLQLFAHKKGGGSTSNGRDSQAKRLGAKAADGQTVSGGSILYRQRGTHIYPGVNVGRGGDDTLFAKVEGVVRFERKGRDKKQVSVYPVAK is encoded by the coding sequence ATGTTGAAAACTCTTGAAAACTTGCAACTTTTCGCCCACAAAAAAGGTGGGGGTTCTACTTCCAATGGTCGTGATTCACAAGCTAAACGTCTTGGTGCTAAAGCAGCTGATGGACAAACTGTATCAGGTGGATCAATCCTTTACCGTCAACGCGGTACACACATCTACCCAGGTGTAAACGTAGGCCGTGGTGGTGACGATACACTCTTCGCTAAAGTTGAAGGTGTTGTACGTTTCGAACGTAAAGGTCGCGACAAAAAACAAGTATCTGTATACCCAGTTGCTAAATAA
- a CDS encoding CCA tRNA nucleotidyltransferase, translating to MRLSYLPSEFQKALPILEKIKAAGFEAYFVGGSVRDALLNRPIHDVDIASSSYPEETKQIFERTVDIGIEHGTVLVLENGGEYEVTTFRTEDVYVDYRRPSSVSFVRSLEEDLKRRDFTVNAFALNENAEIIDKFNGLADLDNRVLRAVGKAEERFNEDALRIMRGLRFAASLDFDIEEKTFEAMTSHAPLLEKISIERSFIEFDKLLLAPHWKKGVKALLATKAYQYLPDFQETAEKWQSFVSDYADDFRFISSEQAWAATLLALKHDNPRSFLKKWKTSVNFQKTVQSLVDIFNFRLERAVTKQDVYQYGKELLEEAETLRRAQGLDVDYERIADLDGQLLIHDKHEIVVNGGTLMKELGFKPGPDLGRALKAIENAIVDGQLANAEEAIMAFVQAMK from the coding sequence ATGAGATTAAGTTATTTGCCTTCTGAATTTCAGAAGGCTTTACCAATATTAGAGAAAATTAAGGCTGCAGGATTTGAGGCTTACTTTGTTGGTGGATCGGTCCGCGATGCCCTTCTCAACCGTCCTATTCACGATGTTGATATTGCTTCGTCTTCTTATCCTGAGGAGACTAAACAGATTTTTGAGCGTACGGTAGACATTGGTATTGAGCATGGGACCGTTTTGGTCTTGGAAAATGGCGGTGAGTATGAGGTGACGACCTTCCGAACAGAGGACGTCTATGTGGATTACCGTCGTCCGTCTAGCGTGTCCTTTGTGCGTTCATTGGAAGAAGATCTTAAGCGTCGTGATTTTACAGTCAATGCTTTTGCTCTTAATGAAAATGCTGAGATTATTGATAAGTTCAATGGTCTTGCTGATTTGGACAACCGTGTCTTAAGGGCTGTTGGTAAGGCTGAGGAACGCTTTAACGAGGATGCTCTTCGCATCATGCGGGGCCTACGTTTTGCAGCGAGCTTAGATTTCGATATTGAAGAAAAGACTTTTGAGGCTATGACCAGCCATGCTCCTCTTTTGGAAAAGATTTCGATTGAGCGAAGTTTCATCGAATTTGATAAGTTGCTCTTGGCACCACATTGGAAAAAAGGGGTTAAGGCACTTCTAGCGACTAAGGCTTATCAGTATCTTCCAGATTTTCAAGAGACAGCAGAGAAATGGCAGTCTTTTGTATCAGATTATGCTGATGACTTTAGATTTATAAGTTCTGAGCAGGCCTGGGCGGCAACTCTTTTGGCTCTCAAGCACGATAATCCACGCTCTTTTCTTAAAAAATGGAAGACATCTGTTAATTTCCAAAAGACAGTTCAGTCCCTGGTTGACATTTTCAATTTCCGTTTGGAGAGAGCTGTGACTAAGCAAGATGTTTATCAGTATGGTAAGGAACTCTTAGAGGAGGCTGAAACCTTGAGGCGGGCTCAGGGCTTGGACGTCGATTATGAGCGTATTGCCGATTTGGATGGTCAGTTGCTCATCCATGATAAGCACGAAATCGTTGTGAATGGTGGCACACTGATGAAGGAGCTAGGATTCAAACCTGGTCCGGACCTTGGTCGTGCACTTAAGGCTATCGAAAATGCCATCGTTGATGGTCAACTAGCTAATGCCGAGGAAGCCATCATGGCCTTTGTTCAAGCTATGAAATAA
- the rplU gene encoding 50S ribosomal protein L21, whose product MSTYAIIKTGGKQVKVEVGQAIYVEKINAEAGSEVTFNEVVLVGGDKTVVGTPVVEGATVVGTIEKQGKQKKVVTFKYKPKKGSHRKQGHRQPYTKVVINAINA is encoded by the coding sequence ATGAGCACATACGCAATCATCAAAACTGGTGGAAAACAAGTTAAAGTTGAAGTAGGTCAAGCGATCTACGTTGAAAAAATCAACGCTGAAGCTGGATCAGAAGTAACTTTTAACGAAGTTGTTCTTGTCGGTGGTGATAAAACTGTAGTAGGTACTCCAGTTGTTGAGGGAGCTACTGTTGTCGGAACTATCGAAAAACAAGGTAAACAAAAGAAAGTTGTTACTTTCAAATACAAACCTAAAAAAGGTAGCCACCGTAAACAAGGTCACCGTCAACCTTATACAAAAGTTGTTATCAACGCTATCAACGCGTAA
- a CDS encoding GNAT family N-acetyltransferase, with protein MTLEVRNIYPLTPTFKKVASLYEAAFPVEERLPLWQLSWNSLKNGQSFLAYFDQEVFIGFTYAICTDNLVYLLFLAVEESKQSQGYGSQILAQVKKKAGVRPCVLTIEPMDEEQVSNRAQRLKRLAFYERNGYQALNHFYFEGSERYQILTTDKSLSLVDLERALAKTFLGKHGVRVE; from the coding sequence ATGACACTAGAGGTTCGTAACATTTATCCTCTGACACCAACATTCAAGAAGGTCGCTTCGCTTTATGAAGCGGCTTTTCCTGTGGAGGAGAGGCTCCCACTCTGGCAATTGTCTTGGAACAGTTTGAAAAATGGACAATCTTTCTTGGCTTATTTTGATCAAGAAGTTTTTATTGGTTTTACCTATGCAATCTGTACTGATAACCTGGTATACCTACTCTTTCTTGCGGTTGAGGAAAGTAAACAGTCGCAGGGATATGGCAGTCAGATTTTGGCACAAGTTAAGAAAAAAGCAGGGGTACGACCGTGTGTGCTTACGATTGAACCTATGGATGAGGAGCAAGTCTCTAATCGGGCTCAACGTCTAAAACGTTTAGCATTTTATGAACGAAATGGCTATCAGGCATTGAATCACTTCTATTTTGAAGGAAGTGAACGCTATCAAATTTTGACAACGGATAAGAGCCTTTCCTTAGTTGATCTGGAGCGAGCTCTAGCTAAGACTTTCCTAGGTAAGCATGGTGTAAGAGTGGAGTAG